TAGATGGATGCCCCAGCGAATGGCAGGAGAAGGACGTAGCCGGGCCAGGAATTAATGAATAACGCGTAGAGGAGCAGCATGTATATCGTGGAGGCCGCATTAAGAATAGCGATAATGCCTATCGCCTTATTCTTACTTATAAGTATGGGAAGCATCGGCACATTGGCTTTCCTATAATCATCGGCATACCTCATCACGAGGGACCATATGTGCGCGGGAATCCATAGATACACCGCGAATGATATTAACATTGCCTCCATATTTATCGGAGCAGCCACAGCCCAACCGCTTAACAGCGCTGCATTACCGGCGAAGCCCCCTATCAATATGTTAAGCCATGTTCGCCGCTTCAATGCCAGGGTATATATCACTGCATAGAAAAACCAACCAACTGCCATAAATATGAAGGGAACCAGGCCCAGCCATAAGTAGCCAAGCAGGAGACCAGCCCCGGTTAATATAATCACCTCGGCCCAAGCCGCCTCTATCGACATTGAGCCCGAGGGCAATGGCCGCTTAGCGGTCCTAGTCATTAAGCCATCTATGTCCCTCTCAAACAACATGTTGGCAGCTGCGGATCCGCCGGTGGCCAATAGTCCAGCTATTA
This sequence is a window from Thermocladium sp. ECH_B. Protein-coding genes within it:
- the ubiA gene encoding protoheme IX farnesyltransferase (member of the UbiA prenyltransferase family which catalyzes the transfer of a prenyl group to various acceptors with hydrophobic ring structures in the biosynthesis of respiratory quinones, hemes, chlorophylls, vitamin E, and shikonin; putative protoheme IX farnesyltransferase) translates to MDLANAIELMKPRVIWLLVFSAVGGYLIAAIPRVNALRLIEIIIAGLLATGGSAAANMLFERDIDGLMTRTAKRPLPSGSMSIEAAWAEVIILTGAGLLLGYLWLGLVPFIFMAVGWFFYAVIYTLALKRRTWLNILIGGFAGNAALLSGWAVAAPINMEAMLISFAVYLWIPAHIWSLVMRYADDYRKANVPMLPILISKNKAIGIIAILNAASTIYMLLLYALFINSWPGYVLLLPFAGASIYISLKSXINPTDDVFWRMFKMTSPVLTIFIIAAMIGLVIR